A part of Micromonospora chersina genomic DNA contains:
- a CDS encoding glycosyltransferase has product MNVLLWHVHGSWTTSFVHGRHRYLVPVTPDRGPYGLGRARTYEWPENAVEVTPEELGRTDVDLVILQRPEELELAEQWLGRRPGRDLPAIYVEHNTPKGDVPDTRHPMADRDDLLLTHVTHFNELFWDNGGTRTAVVEHGIVPPKVEWTGELDRLAVVTNEPVRRGRVTGTDLMPRFAAVAPLDVFGMGVAGLPDRLGLPADRLAVHDDLPQDRMHTEVARRRAYLHLCRWTSLGLSLIEAMTIGMPVVALATTEAVDAVPPDAGVLSTRVDTLVEAARWLAEDRDAAYRLGARAREVTKERFGLDRFLADWDRIMEEETCASR; this is encoded by the coding sequence ATGAACGTTCTGCTCTGGCACGTGCACGGCTCCTGGACCACGTCGTTCGTGCACGGGAGACACCGGTACCTGGTGCCGGTCACGCCCGACCGCGGCCCGTACGGGCTGGGCCGGGCGCGCACCTACGAATGGCCGGAGAACGCCGTCGAGGTGACGCCGGAGGAGCTGGGACGGACCGACGTCGACCTGGTGATCCTGCAACGGCCCGAGGAGCTGGAGCTGGCCGAGCAGTGGCTGGGCCGCCGGCCCGGCCGGGACCTGCCGGCCATCTACGTCGAGCACAACACCCCCAAGGGCGACGTGCCGGACACCCGCCACCCCATGGCCGACCGGGACGACCTGCTGCTCACCCACGTCACCCACTTCAACGAGCTGTTCTGGGACAACGGCGGCACCCGCACCGCGGTCGTGGAGCACGGCATCGTGCCGCCGAAGGTGGAGTGGACCGGCGAGCTGGACCGGCTCGCCGTGGTCACCAACGAGCCGGTACGCCGCGGGCGGGTCACCGGCACCGACCTGATGCCGCGGTTCGCCGCCGTCGCCCCGCTGGACGTCTTCGGCATGGGGGTGGCCGGCCTGCCCGACCGGCTGGGGCTCCCGGCGGACCGGCTGGCCGTCCACGACGACCTGCCGCAGGACCGGATGCACACCGAGGTGGCGCGGCGGCGGGCGTACCTGCACCTGTGCCGCTGGACGTCGCTCGGGCTGAGCCTGATCGAGGCCATGACCATCGGCATGCCGGTGGTCGCGCTGGCCACCACCGAGGCCGTGGACGCCGTGCCGCCCGACGCGGGGGTGCTCTCCACCCGGGTGGACACCCTGGTCGAGGCCGCCCGCTGGCTCGCCGAGGACCGCGACGCGGCGTACCGGCTGGGGGCACGGGCACGCGAGGTGACGAAGGAACGCTTCGGGCTCGACCGGTTCCTCGCCGACTGGGACCGGATCATGGAGGAGGAGACATGCGCATCGCGATGA
- a CDS encoding glycosyltransferase gives MRIAMISEHASPLAVLGEEDAGGQNTHVAELAAALVGEGHDVRVYTRRDSTALPEAVATVDGYQVCHVPAGPAHRVPKDELLPYMGEFGSWLADTWRRGGWTPDVAHAHFWMSGLATVHAGRRTGVPTVLTYHALGTVKRRHQGAKDTSPPGRIGYERTLGRAVDRVIVQCEDEVAELVRMGVPRSRMALVPSGVNQAVFRPDGPVAPRDPARPRILTVGRMVERKGFLEVVRALPAVPDAECVVVGGPPADLLAADSFARRLSALAESCGVADRVKLVGAVPREEMGAWYRSADLLVAAPWYEPFGLTPLEGMACGVPVVGTNVGGIADTVVDGLTGDLVPPRDPRALGTALRRLLSDKVRRFAYATAALDRIRSRYSWKRCAEQLGAVYASLTTASRPAPAVA, from the coding sequence ATGCGCATCGCGATGATTTCGGAGCACGCCAGCCCGCTCGCCGTCCTCGGCGAGGAGGACGCCGGCGGGCAGAACACCCACGTGGCGGAGCTCGCGGCCGCGCTGGTCGGCGAGGGGCACGACGTCCGCGTCTACACCCGCCGGGACTCCACCGCCCTGCCCGAGGCGGTGGCCACCGTCGACGGCTACCAGGTGTGCCACGTGCCGGCCGGCCCGGCGCACCGGGTGCCGAAGGACGAGTTGCTCCCCTACATGGGCGAGTTCGGCAGCTGGCTGGCCGACACCTGGCGGCGCGGCGGCTGGACCCCGGACGTGGCGCACGCGCACTTCTGGATGAGCGGGCTGGCCACGGTGCACGCGGGGCGGCGGACCGGGGTGCCGACGGTGCTGACGTACCACGCGCTCGGCACTGTGAAGCGCCGGCACCAGGGCGCGAAGGACACGAGCCCACCAGGGCGGATCGGCTACGAGCGGACGCTCGGCCGGGCCGTGGACCGGGTCATCGTGCAGTGCGAGGACGAGGTCGCCGAGCTGGTCCGGATGGGCGTCCCGCGGTCGCGGATGGCGCTCGTCCCGTCCGGCGTGAACCAGGCGGTGTTCCGCCCCGACGGCCCGGTCGCCCCGCGCGACCCGGCCCGCCCCCGCATCCTCACCGTCGGCCGGATGGTCGAGCGCAAGGGCTTCCTGGAGGTGGTCCGGGCACTGCCCGCGGTGCCGGACGCCGAGTGCGTGGTCGTCGGCGGCCCGCCGGCCGACCTGCTCGCCGCCGACTCGTTCGCGCGGCGGCTCTCCGCGCTGGCCGAGTCGTGCGGCGTGGCCGACCGGGTGAAGCTGGTCGGCGCCGTGCCGCGCGAGGAGATGGGCGCCTGGTACCGCTCGGCGGACTTGCTTGTCGCCGCGCCCTGGTACGAGCCGTTCGGCCTCACCCCGCTGGAGGGGATGGCCTGCGGCGTGCCGGTGGTCGGCACCAACGTCGGCGGCATCGCCGACACCGTCGTGGACGGGCTCACCGGTGACCTCGTGCCGCCCCGCGACCCCCGCGCGCTCGGCACCGCGCTGCGCCGGCTGCTGTCCGACAAGGTCCGGCGGTTCGCGTACGCCACGGCCGCGCTGGACCGGATCCGCAGCCGGTACTCCTGGAAGCGCTGCGCCGAACAGCTCGGCGCGGTCTACGCGTCGCTGACCACGGCCTCCCGGCCGGCGCCGGCGGTGGCCTGA
- a CDS encoding PfkB family carbohydrate kinase — MSGPLVVVGDALLDRDVTGAVSRICPDAPVPVLDEHAATDRPGGAGLAALLAVAPDTEVALVTALADDAGGARLAELLGEAGVAVYPMRLPGATAEKIRLRAGGQTLLRLDRGGEPQAPGQPSEAVLDLLSRARAILVSDYGRGLARQPALRAALAEASAPVVWDPHPRGPAAVAGVRLTTPNLGELRRLTGDAGAGSGLSTATRAGHELRRRWRVGAVAVTMGPDGAVLCHSGSTPLVVPPPSTVAHVEDTCGAGDRFAATAALALGDGASTAEAVQAAVEAASAYVAAGGAAGLHRAPEPSRPAEAVRSAEELVAKVRADGGTVVATGGCFDILHAGHLATLQAARRLGDCLVVCLNSDRSVRGLKGPERPVHPEQDRARLLAALDCVDAVVVFDEPTPHQVLGRLRPDVWVKGGDYAGDGAPELPEAELVRRWGGRVVTVPFLAGRSTTGTISAARQRGLHLVKGAV, encoded by the coding sequence GTGAGCGGGCCGCTCGTGGTGGTCGGCGACGCGCTGCTGGACCGGGACGTGACGGGCGCGGTCAGCCGGATCTGCCCGGACGCCCCGGTGCCCGTGCTCGACGAGCACGCGGCCACGGACCGACCCGGCGGGGCCGGACTGGCCGCGCTGCTCGCCGTCGCGCCGGACACCGAGGTGGCGCTTGTCACCGCGCTCGCCGACGACGCCGGCGGGGCCCGCCTCGCGGAACTGCTGGGCGAGGCGGGGGTGGCGGTATACCCGATGCGCCTGCCCGGCGCGACGGCCGAGAAGATCCGGCTCCGCGCCGGCGGGCAGACCCTGCTCCGGCTGGACCGGGGCGGCGAGCCGCAGGCGCCGGGCCAGCCCTCGGAGGCCGTGCTCGACCTGCTCTCCCGGGCCCGGGCCATCCTGGTCAGCGACTACGGTCGCGGCCTGGCCCGGCAACCCGCGCTGCGCGCCGCGCTGGCCGAGGCGTCCGCCCCGGTGGTCTGGGACCCGCACCCGCGCGGCCCGGCCGCGGTGGCCGGGGTCCGGCTGACCACGCCGAACCTCGGCGAACTGCGCCGGCTCACCGGGGACGCCGGCGCCGGCTCGGGACTCTCCACCGCCACCCGGGCCGGGCACGAGCTGCGCCGCCGGTGGCGGGTCGGCGCGGTCGCGGTGACCATGGGCCCGGACGGGGCGGTGCTCTGCCACTCCGGCAGCACCCCGCTCGTCGTGCCGCCGCCGTCCACCGTGGCGCACGTGGAGGACACCTGCGGCGCCGGGGACCGGTTCGCCGCCACCGCCGCGCTGGCGCTGGGCGACGGCGCGTCGACCGCCGAGGCGGTGCAGGCGGCGGTCGAGGCCGCGTCCGCGTACGTGGCGGCCGGCGGTGCGGCCGGCCTGCACCGGGCGCCGGAGCCGTCGCGGCCGGCGGAGGCCGTCCGCTCCGCCGAGGAACTCGTCGCGAAGGTACGCGCCGACGGCGGCACGGTGGTCGCCACGGGCGGCTGCTTCGACATCCTGCACGCCGGGCACCTGGCCACCCTCCAGGCGGCCCGCCGGCTGGGCGACTGCCTGGTGGTGTGCCTCAACTCCGACCGGAGCGTCCGGGGCCTCAAGGGACCGGAGCGCCCGGTCCACCCGGAGCAGGACCGGGCCCGGCTGCTGGCCGCCCTGGACTGCGTCGACGCCGTGGTGGTCTTCGACGAGCCCACCCCGCACCAGGTGCTCGGCCGGCTGCGCCCGGACGTCTGGGTCAAGGGCGGCGACTACGCCGGCGACGGCGCGCCCGAACTGCCCGAGGCGGAGCTGGTGCGCCGCTGGGGCGGGCGGGTCGTCACCGTGCCCTTCCTGGCCGGGCGGTCCACCACCGGCACCATCTCGGCCGCGCGCCAGCGCGGCCTCCACCTCGTCAAGGGAGCGGTATGA
- a CDS encoding SDR family oxidoreductase gives MSRDMNGRAVLVTGGSSGLGAAVVTAVAKAGGRPYVLDRQAPADGVPWVECDLADTRAAEAATRQLAEQAGGLDGVVTAAGMDVPGRLADVDGATWDRIVTINLLGTAAVIRAAVPHLERSHGTVVTVASTLGVKAVSDATAYCAAKFGVVGFTRALAAELAGTVGVTLLIPGGMRTAFFDDRDERYKPGPDAILNDPADTAEAVLFALSQPPGCAVRELVVCAEQESSYP, from the coding sequence ATGAGCAGGGACATGAACGGTCGGGCGGTGCTGGTCACCGGCGGGTCGAGCGGCCTGGGCGCGGCGGTGGTGACCGCGGTGGCCAAGGCGGGTGGGCGGCCGTACGTGCTGGACCGGCAGGCGCCGGCCGACGGGGTGCCCTGGGTCGAATGCGACCTGGCCGACACCCGGGCCGCCGAGGCGGCCACCCGGCAGCTCGCCGAGCAGGCCGGCGGGCTCGACGGCGTGGTGACCGCCGCCGGCATGGACGTGCCCGGCCGGCTGGCCGACGTCGACGGCGCGACGTGGGACCGGATCGTGACGATCAACCTGCTCGGCACGGCCGCGGTGATCCGGGCCGCGGTGCCGCACCTGGAGCGGTCGCACGGCACGGTGGTGACCGTGGCGTCCACGCTGGGCGTGAAGGCGGTCAGCGACGCGACCGCGTACTGCGCGGCGAAGTTCGGGGTGGTCGGCTTCACCCGGGCGCTCGCCGCCGAGCTGGCCGGGACGGTCGGCGTCACGCTGCTGATCCCGGGCGGCATGCGGACGGCGTTCTTCGACGACCGGGACGAGCGGTACAAGCCCGGCCCGGACGCGATCCTCAACGACCCGGCGGACACCGCCGAGGCGGTCCTGTTCGCGCTGTCCCAGCCGCCCGGCTGCGCGGTACGCGAGCTGGTGGTCTGCGCCGAGCAGGAGTCCTCGTACCCGTGA
- a CDS encoding glycosyltransferase family 9 protein, whose amino-acid sequence MILVLRALGVGDLATGVPALRALRAAYPGEELALVAPRWLTPLVELVGVVDRQVFADGLGHLGWSGPPPAVAVNLHGRGPQSHRMLAGARPRRMLAFANADAGWHDGPPWRAEEHEVDRWCRMLGWYGIPADRTDLALRRPGPGGLPTGVTVVHPGAKAAQRRWPPERFAAVARELSGRGHRVVVTGSPGERDIAAEVARRAGLPADAVLAGTTDVGELAALVAHARLVLCGDTGVAHLATAFTTPSVLLFGPVPPSWWGPPPDRPWHEALWAGPRPAADGPGVDPALAELDVPAVLAAVDRVTAAARSRVAAVRRIPAQAAHPPLATRR is encoded by the coding sequence GTGATCCTCGTGCTCCGGGCGCTCGGCGTCGGCGACCTCGCCACCGGGGTGCCGGCGCTGCGCGCGCTGCGTGCCGCGTACCCCGGGGAGGAACTGGCGCTGGTCGCGCCGCGCTGGCTGACGCCGCTGGTGGAGCTGGTCGGGGTCGTGGACCGGCAGGTCTTCGCGGACGGGCTGGGCCACCTCGGGTGGTCCGGCCCGCCGCCCGCGGTGGCCGTGAACCTGCACGGCCGGGGGCCGCAGTCGCACCGGATGCTGGCCGGAGCGCGGCCGAGGCGGATGCTCGCCTTCGCCAACGCCGACGCCGGGTGGCACGACGGTCCACCGTGGCGGGCCGAGGAGCACGAGGTGGACCGGTGGTGCCGGATGCTCGGCTGGTACGGCATCCCCGCCGACCGCACCGACCTGGCGCTGCGCCGGCCCGGGCCGGGTGGGCTGCCGACCGGGGTGACCGTGGTGCATCCCGGCGCCAAGGCGGCGCAGCGGCGCTGGCCGCCGGAGCGGTTCGCCGCGGTGGCGCGGGAGCTGTCCGGGCGGGGCCACCGGGTGGTGGTCACCGGCAGTCCCGGCGAGCGGGACATCGCCGCCGAGGTGGCCCGCCGGGCCGGGTTGCCGGCCGACGCGGTGCTGGCGGGCACGACCGACGTCGGTGAGCTGGCCGCGCTGGTCGCCCACGCCCGCCTGGTGCTGTGCGGGGACACCGGGGTGGCTCACCTGGCCACCGCCTTCACCACCCCGTCGGTGCTGCTCTTCGGACCGGTGCCGCCCTCGTGGTGGGGGCCGCCGCCGGACCGGCCGTGGCACGAGGCGCTCTGGGCCGGGCCGCGCCCGGCCGCGGACGGCCCGGGCGTAGACCCGGCGCTGGCCGAGCTGGACGTGCCGGCCGTGCTGGCGGCGGTGGACCGGGTGACGGCCGCGGCCCGGTCGCGTGTGGCAGCGGTGCGCCGGATTCCCGCGCAGGCGGCTCACCCACCCCTTGCTACCCGCCGGTAG
- a CDS encoding alpha/beta fold hydrolase — MNGDYTQEFVEVDGARIGVQVHPEPDGPPGAPVVVIWPAMGVRARYYRPFAAALREAGLAVVVVDLRGTGESTPAPSRDCRYGYAELATDVGAVLDALKPRLDGRTRLLLGHSLGGQVAVLHQALHDADRVDGLALVAVGIPWWRGYPGLRGWGVLPYTQGIAAVARLLGVWPGWGFGGRQARGVIRDWAYTARTGRFPVLDGVDADAAVGRVRTPVLAVSVDDDQYTPHETLDHLCGKLAAAPVTRHRYTVAEAGAPLDHFTWVRAAGPLAARVAAFAATLPRR, encoded by the coding sequence GTGAACGGGGACTACACGCAGGAGTTCGTGGAGGTCGACGGGGCGCGGATCGGCGTCCAGGTCCACCCGGAGCCGGACGGGCCACCCGGCGCGCCGGTGGTGGTGATCTGGCCCGCCATGGGGGTCCGCGCCCGCTACTACCGGCCGTTCGCCGCCGCCCTGCGCGAGGCCGGGCTGGCCGTGGTGGTGGTCGACCTGCGGGGCACCGGCGAGAGCACGCCCGCACCGTCGCGCGACTGCCGGTACGGCTACGCCGAGCTGGCCACCGACGTCGGCGCGGTGCTCGACGCGCTCAAGCCGCGGCTGGACGGCCGGACCCGGCTGCTGCTCGGGCACTCGCTCGGCGGGCAGGTCGCGGTGCTGCACCAGGCGCTGCACGACGCCGACCGGGTGGACGGGCTGGCCCTGGTGGCGGTGGGCATCCCCTGGTGGCGCGGGTACCCGGGGCTGCGCGGCTGGGGCGTGCTGCCGTACACCCAGGGCATCGCGGCGGTCGCCCGGCTGCTCGGCGTCTGGCCGGGCTGGGGCTTCGGTGGCCGGCAGGCGCGCGGGGTGATCCGGGACTGGGCGTACACCGCCCGGACCGGCCGCTTCCCGGTGCTCGACGGGGTCGACGCCGATGCCGCCGTCGGGCGGGTCCGCACGCCGGTGCTCGCGGTCAGCGTCGACGACGACCAGTACACGCCGCACGAGACGCTGGACCACCTCTGCGGCAAGCTCGCCGCAGCCCCGGTGACCCGGCACCGCTACACCGTCGCCGAGGCGGGCGCCCCGCTGGACCACTTCACCTGGGTACGCGCCGCCGGCCCGCTGGCCGCCCGGGTCGCCGCGTTCGCCGCCACGCTGCCGCGTCGCTGA
- a CDS encoding GTPase activator — protein sequence MPRDDSEGERVDERRDEPGGLARDDRDPRATREAEEAHGGSMAPGLVDDTGRPVAEPPVPDNEPSALGRPGEDGTGS from the coding sequence GTGCCGAGGGACGACAGCGAGGGGGAGCGCGTGGACGAGCGGCGGGACGAGCCCGGTGGCCTGGCCCGGGACGACCGGGATCCCCGGGCGACCCGGGAGGCCGAGGAGGCGCACGGCGGCAGCATGGCCCCGGGCCTGGTGGACGACACCGGCCGCCCGGTGGCCGAGCCGCCAGTGCCGGACAACGAACCGTCGGCCCTGGGCCGGCCGGGGGAGGACGGCACCGGTTCCTGA
- a CDS encoding DUF72 domain-containing protein, giving the protein MGVIKVGTSSWADQMLVRSGWYPRAANTPAGRLAWYAERFGLVEVDTSYYAIPAPETAEGWAAATPPGFTFDVKAFRLFTGHHTPIDALPRELRPAGGPSRIRWRDLSAGAYDELWDRFHAALAPLAEADRLGAVLLQFPPWLARGDAAKRRILSAALRCRPWPVSVELRHSSWFTEDAVVDTVTFLRENGLGYVCVDMPQGHASSVPPILTATTDLAVVRFHGHSTAWESGDKQDRFRYAYGEEELRRWSVLLRELADQCGELHVLLNNCCGDQAQRDAARLAGLLGVAPAAARA; this is encoded by the coding sequence ATGGGTGTCATCAAGGTGGGCACGTCCTCCTGGGCCGACCAGATGCTGGTCCGCTCCGGCTGGTATCCCCGCGCGGCCAACACCCCGGCCGGCCGCCTCGCCTGGTACGCCGAGCGTTTCGGCCTGGTCGAGGTGGACACGTCGTACTACGCGATCCCGGCGCCGGAGACGGCCGAGGGCTGGGCGGCCGCCACCCCGCCCGGCTTCACGTTCGACGTCAAGGCGTTCCGCCTCTTCACCGGCCACCACACGCCGATCGACGCGCTGCCGCGGGAGCTGCGCCCGGCCGGCGGCCCGAGCCGGATCCGCTGGCGGGACCTGTCCGCCGGGGCGTACGACGAACTCTGGGACCGGTTCCACGCGGCGCTGGCGCCGCTCGCGGAGGCCGACCGGCTCGGCGCCGTGCTGCTCCAGTTCCCACCGTGGCTGGCCCGCGGCGACGCGGCCAAGCGGCGGATCCTGTCCGCGGCCCTCCGCTGCCGGCCCTGGCCGGTGAGTGTGGAGCTGCGGCACTCCTCCTGGTTCACCGAGGACGCGGTGGTCGACACGGTGACGTTCCTGCGCGAGAACGGGCTCGGGTACGTCTGCGTGGACATGCCCCAGGGGCACGCCTCCTCGGTGCCGCCGATCCTCACCGCCACCACCGACCTCGCGGTGGTGCGGTTCCACGGGCACAGCACCGCCTGGGAGAGCGGCGACAAGCAGGACCGGTTCCGCTACGCCTACGGCGAGGAGGAGCTGCGACGCTGGTCCGTGCTGCTCCGCGAGCTGGCCGACCAGTGCGGCGAGCTGCACGTGCTGCTCAACAACTGCTGCGGCGACCAGGCCCAGCGGGACGCCGCCCGGCTCGCCGGGCTGCTCGGCGTCGCGCCCGCCGCCGCACGGGCCTGA
- a CDS encoding DinB family protein, with amino-acid sequence MSVSDQVLTGERADLLATLQRHRGFLRQTVTGLDDEQAARRSTASELCLGGLIKHVAGTEHRWMRFAVGGAEAMQSEPVDWAGQFRMAEGETLAGLLAEFDRVAAETDALVTTLDLDTAHPLPSAPWFEPGASWSVRRVLLHLIAETAQHAGHADIIRESIDGAKTMG; translated from the coding sequence ATGAGCGTCTCCGACCAGGTCCTCACCGGCGAGCGAGCCGACCTGCTCGCCACCCTCCAGCGGCACCGCGGCTTCCTCCGGCAGACCGTGACGGGGCTCGACGACGAGCAGGCCGCGCGACGCAGCACGGCCAGCGAGCTCTGCCTCGGCGGCCTGATCAAGCACGTCGCCGGCACCGAGCACCGGTGGATGCGGTTCGCGGTCGGCGGCGCCGAGGCGATGCAGAGCGAGCCGGTCGACTGGGCCGGCCAGTTCCGCATGGCCGAGGGCGAGACCCTGGCCGGGCTGCTCGCCGAGTTCGACCGGGTGGCCGCCGAGACGGACGCGCTGGTCACCACGCTCGACCTCGACACCGCACACCCGTTGCCGAGCGCGCCCTGGTTCGAGCCGGGCGCCAGCTGGTCGGTGCGCCGGGTGCTGCTGCACCTGATCGCCGAGACCGCGCAGCACGCCGGGCACGCCGACATCATCCGCGAGTCCATCGACGGAGCGAAGACCATGGGTTGA
- a CDS encoding S8 family peptidase encodes MRKTLGVAMLTGIVVAASATGATAAPRAEAESGYIVVLRAGANPSSVAAEQSRATGATVGHVYEHALRGYSARMSATAAARLARDSRVLLVQPDGVVTADAQTTPTGINRADAELSPTAKINGADERVNVDVAVIDTGIDLTHPDLNVYTAGAKNCSTGSSANDGNGHGSHVAGTIGALDNGVGVVGMAPGARLWPVRVLNNAGSGSFSSIICGIDYVTAHASEIEVANMSLGGSGSDSACGSNKDAMHEAICNSVVAGVTYVVAAGNETDNAANHVPAAYDEVITVSALADFNGLPGGGAAATCRSDVDDTIADFSNYGADVDLMAPGVCIYSTWKGGGYNTISGTSMASPHVAGGAALYKATHPTATPGAVKSALQSAGTTNYSWPAGDPDGIQEKLLNVATF; translated from the coding sequence ATGCGCAAGACACTGGGCGTCGCGATGCTCACCGGCATCGTCGTCGCCGCCTCGGCGACCGGCGCCACCGCCGCCCCGCGCGCCGAGGCGGAGAGCGGCTACATCGTCGTCCTCCGCGCCGGCGCCAACCCGTCGTCGGTCGCCGCCGAGCAGTCCCGGGCTACCGGCGCCACGGTCGGCCACGTCTACGAGCACGCCCTGCGCGGCTACTCCGCCCGGATGAGCGCCACCGCCGCGGCGCGCCTGGCCCGCGACTCGCGGGTGCTCCTCGTCCAGCCCGACGGGGTGGTGACGGCCGACGCCCAGACCACGCCGACCGGCATCAACCGGGCCGACGCCGAGCTGAGCCCGACCGCGAAGATCAACGGTGCCGACGAGCGGGTGAACGTCGACGTCGCGGTCATCGACACCGGCATCGACCTCACCCACCCGGACCTCAACGTCTACACCGCCGGGGCGAAGAACTGCTCCACCGGCAGCAGCGCCAACGACGGCAACGGCCATGGCTCGCACGTCGCCGGCACCATCGGCGCGCTCGACAACGGCGTCGGCGTGGTCGGCATGGCTCCCGGTGCCCGGCTCTGGCCGGTCCGCGTGCTCAACAACGCCGGCAGCGGCTCGTTCTCCAGCATCATCTGCGGCATCGACTACGTGACCGCGCACGCCAGCGAGATCGAGGTCGCCAACATGAGTCTCGGTGGCTCCGGCTCCGACAGCGCCTGCGGCAGCAACAAGGACGCGATGCACGAGGCGATCTGCAACTCCGTCGTGGCCGGCGTGACGTACGTGGTGGCCGCCGGCAACGAGACCGACAACGCCGCCAACCACGTCCCGGCCGCGTACGACGAGGTCATCACCGTCTCCGCGCTTGCCGACTTCAACGGCCTGCCGGGCGGCGGCGCCGCGGCGACCTGCCGCAGCGACGTGGACGACACCATCGCCGACTTCTCCAACTACGGCGCCGACGTCGACCTGATGGCGCCGGGCGTGTGCATCTACTCGACCTGGAAGGGCGGCGGCTACAACACGATCTCCGGTACCTCGATGGCGAGCCCGCACGTCGCCGGTGGCGCCGCCCTCTACAAGGCCACCCACCCCACGGCCACCCCCGGCGCGGTCAAGTCGGCCCTCCAGTCGGCCGGTACGACCAACTACAGCTGGCCGGCCGGTGACCCGGACGGCATCCAGGAGAAGCTGCTGAACGTGGCCACCTTCTGA
- the shbA gene encoding RNA polymerase sigma factor ShbA: MDTPDPDLVRRAAAGDPAAVARVLTVIRPIVVRYSLARLGHVGAGGATAEDVAQEVCLAVLRALPRFVDQGRPFLAFVYGIAARKVADACRSASRDRTDSVAEVPDTADPAPGPEPRALNADLNARLSGLLAQLPATHREILVLRLAVGMTADEVGTVLGMTGGAVRLAQHRALTRVRALAGDSLSAVIR; encoded by the coding sequence ATGGACACACCGGATCCCGACCTCGTGCGGCGGGCCGCGGCGGGCGATCCGGCGGCGGTGGCCCGGGTGCTCACCGTGATCCGGCCGATCGTGGTGCGCTACAGCCTGGCCCGGTTGGGTCACGTCGGCGCCGGTGGCGCGACCGCCGAGGACGTCGCCCAGGAGGTCTGCCTCGCGGTGCTGCGCGCGCTGCCCCGCTTCGTCGACCAGGGCCGCCCGTTCCTCGCCTTCGTCTACGGCATCGCGGCCCGCAAGGTCGCGGACGCCTGCCGGAGCGCCAGTCGGGACCGCACCGACAGCGTCGCCGAGGTGCCCGACACCGCCGACCCGGCGCCCGGTCCGGAGCCCCGCGCGCTCAACGCCGACCTGAACGCCCGGCTCAGCGGGCTCCTGGCCCAGTTGCCCGCGACCCACCGGGAGATCCTGGTGCTCCGCCTCGCGGTCGGCATGACGGCCGACGAGGTCGGTACGGTGCTCGGCATGACCGGTGGGGCCGTACGGCTGGCGCAGCACCGCGCGCTGACCCGGGTGCGCGCGCTCGCCGGCGACTCCCTCTCGGCGGTGATCCGGTGA
- a CDS encoding Pr6Pr family membrane protein produces MTPRRRRLAILFRLAVVLGVLAGIVLTALGPATMTGLLPYFTIQSNVAVGVFAGYAAWRAWQGRPEPPSALKGAVTLYITITGTVYHLVLANPASPFAMVQPHREPGEWWGNQFLHTVVPLLAIADWALFDRRGRLRPRYAAWWLAFPLAYLGFALVRGLVVHRYPYPFLDAGALGYGGVGLSAVFFAVAFWLLGLILVGVDRGLAGRARAMPAEAAPTPAGTPDPTPSGTPEQSPAGPR; encoded by the coding sequence GTGACTCCGCGGCGTCGCCGACTGGCGATCCTCTTCCGGCTGGCCGTCGTGCTCGGCGTGCTGGCCGGCATCGTGCTCACCGCGCTGGGCCCGGCCACCATGACCGGCCTGCTGCCGTACTTCACCATCCAGAGCAACGTGGCCGTCGGCGTCTTCGCCGGCTACGCCGCCTGGCGGGCCTGGCAGGGCCGCCCGGAGCCGCCGAGCGCGCTCAAGGGCGCCGTGACCCTCTACATCACCATCACGGGCACGGTCTACCACCTGGTGCTCGCCAACCCGGCCAGCCCGTTCGCCATGGTCCAGCCGCACCGGGAGCCGGGCGAGTGGTGGGGCAACCAGTTCCTGCACACCGTGGTGCCGCTGCTCGCGATCGCCGACTGGGCGCTGTTCGACCGCCGGGGCCGGCTGCGCCCGCGGTACGCCGCGTGGTGGCTGGCGTTCCCGCTGGCGTACCTCGGGTTCGCCCTGGTGCGGGGGCTGGTCGTGCACCGCTACCCGTACCCGTTCCTCGACGCGGGAGCGCTCGGCTACGGCGGCGTGGGGCTCAGCGCGGTCTTCTTCGCCGTCGCGTTCTGGCTGCTCGGGCTCATCCTGGTCGGCGTCGACCGAGGGCTGGCCGGGCGGGCCCGCGCCATGCCGGCGGAGGCGGCCCCGACCCCCGCCGGCACGCCGGATCCGACCCCCTCCGGCACGCCGGAGCAGAGCCCGGCCGGACCACGCTGA